The genomic interval GCAATCTACCCGTTTAGAACAGTGATGGACAAGTTCACAAGCCTTCACATTGTAGTGACAAGAGATCTTGAAAGCTATTGAAATATATCAGCTTaaacaaaatatagatttttggaaAACTGCCTATCTCCTTGTTTGGTCTTATGAATGCTATTAAAATGGCTGTCCTACCCAGGTTTCTTTACCTCTTCCAATGTCTACCCAATTTCATACCACAAAGCTATTTTAGAAACTGGATTCAATAGTAACTCCCTTTTTATGGGATAACAAGGTCAGACAGAATTTCAAAGAAGCATTTATGCAAGTACAAGATAGAGGGGGGCTTTGGCCTTCCTCACTTTAACTGTATTATTGGGCTGCAAATCTGAACATTGTGTCTTTCTGGAGGGAAAGTTTACCTGCGATGACACAGAAGGATATGCCTTCATGGCTTTTGATTGAGCAGGCCTCCTGTCAACGTTCCTCACTCCCTGCACTTGTTAATAGCCATCATATGTGAAAACATCCACTTATGACTCTAACCCAGTCATTTGTCATACGCTTAGGATCTGGAAACAGATGAGGTATTTTCTTAACATACCCACTGTTTACATAGACAGCCCAATTTGCCTGAATCATGGTTTCCACCCTGCATTGGATGATGTGGTGTTtcacagtggagggagaaggggctcaCAACAATTGGTAATCTAATCATAGATGGTCTGTTAGCTTCAGTTCAACAATTACAGGGAAAGTTCAACAtgccaacaacacattttttcagatacctccaaatcaggaatttcgtaaggacacatatcccacagtATGGCATGAAGCCAAATAGTCCTACATTAATAGCTTGATCCTTGTTAAACCCCATTCAAAAGGGTTGGTCTCTAGACTGTATGATGTGCTACAGgcccacatagaggtatccacagacaccattaaaagggcttgggaacaagaacttcagaaatctcagatgaggactgggtagaagctctcaggaatataaaccacagttcagtgaatgccagaccacaaccttgtacagtttaaggttacattactcaaagtaaaactgcataaaataTTCCCGGACACCTCACCACTGTGAGAGGTGCAAGCAGGATGAGGGGACGTTGACCCACTTATTCTGGACATGTCCTAAGTTACATGCTTACTGGGCTCTCATTTTGATTACTTATCTAAAGCCTTTGATAGAGTTCTAGCCCCAGACCCATTGATCGCTCTGTTTGGTACAGTTGATGGAAATAACCAGGAAGGGAAGGCTGTCTCTCTTTGTATTCTTTTACCCAAAGGCTCATATTGCAATTTTGGAAATTGGAGACTGTACCTACCTTTGAAATGTGGTTACGGGATTTAGGGAATGTAATACATATGGAAAAGATTCGatacaatacctccaatagaagtccaatgttttgcaaaatatggcagccgatactggataaatggtctagtcccacttcataactgggttgacgatctgctgctactctgtgctgtactccactcaatatttatttttggcttaacttcactgcttgtaatgactatatgctgtcttcttatacatgtaccacctaataggattttgttttattttgtgtatgtgtgagttaagttttgttttgtccgctaaattggccatcccattcaacagtacaatgaatgtctgtaacggttttcttctgtagacgaaggatcggaccaaagcgcagcgtggttagagttcaacatgtttaataaagactataaacgtgaacactacaaaataccaaaacaacaaatgtgaaaaaccgaaacagtcctatctggtgcatagacacaaagacagaagacaagaaacaaccacccacaaaacccaacacaaacaggctacctaaatatggttcccaatcagagacaatgactaacatctgcctctgattgagaaccatatcaggccaaacatagaaatgggacaactagacacacaacatagaatgcccactcagctcacgtgacagtaccccccccccccccaaggtgcggactccggccgcaaaacctgaacctatagggggggtctgggtgggcatctgtccgtggTGTCGCAGGACGTGGACcctactccaccatagtctttgacCGCTTTAGTCtcctcctaggaacggcgaccctcgccgccgacctaggattggcaaccctactaaagggcccACTGGACTAAACAAActcctccggactgaggggcagctccggactgaggagtagctcagggctgaggggcagctcaggaccgaggggtagctcaggaccgaggggtagctcaggaccgagagatagctcaggctggttgacggctctggcggcttctggctgactggcggatcctggctgactgacggctctggtggatcctggctgactggcggctctggcggatcctggctgactggcggctctggtggatcctggctgactggcggctctggcggatcctggcggctctggcggatcctggatttctggcggctctggcggatcctggctgactggcgggagactctggcggctccggacaggcgggagactctggcagctccggacaggcgggagactctggcgtctccggacaggcgggagactctggtggcGCTGGAGATGAGGAAGGCTCTGGCGGCGCTGAAAAGGAGGGAGCACCCATAGGGATGAGACGGAGAGGCAGcctggtgcagggggctgccaccggagggctggtgcgtggaggtggtactggatagaccggaccgtttgagtttgagtttgagtttatttttatttttacagggacagtgcacattaatcaacatttcagtaaaagtgcaggttttagccaaccggctaattttcaaccgcagtccctgggcaggttattaaaaacaattacaatataaacaatagcaacatagaacaagcaagacatagcaacatagggcaagcaagacatagcatacagacagagcaacataggacaagcaagacgtagcatacagacagagcagcataaaacaaaaagcagcaagacaaaattcataaaagcaacaaagtgtttccacacctcacaagctacagacaacagacaacatggagagcggcaacacacagctagggaccatgttcacaaatctgattggcatttagccatgtcttcatgcattttgtgaaagtgtgatatgtggtgcagttatgtgtgtctgatggcagtgtattccagacatgggaagctctcacagagaaaacggatttactaaaggtgcttttccttaagggaactatacagtcacctctcatggcagaccttgtggatctgctgccatatgtctgggttttctgtttaacaaaaatattgagtggagggggagccaggccattgaggatcttgaatacaagacatgcgtcggcgTACatggcgcactggagctcttgagcaccgagcctgcccaaccttacctggttgaatgctcccggtcgccctgccagtgcggcgaggtggaatagcccgcactgggctgtgctggcgaaccggggacaccatgcttaaggctggtgccatgtacgccggcccaaggagacgcactggagaccagatgcgtagagccggcttcatagcacctggctcgatgcccactctagcccggccgataggaggagctggaatgtaccgcaccgggctatgcacccgcaccggggacaccgtgcgctccacagcataacacggtgcctgccatAGCACAGGAAGTTGGCCCAGGTCTCCTACTAATGGACTATTTAAAAACATCAGACCTGACTTAGTCTTTTGTGGGTACCAGCTTTCTACACAGAGGAGTGTGCAGTTGCATGAAAGCTGGAAATTGCATTGACTGGCTGTCCAGGATACAGTACATCTAGATTCTCTAGAGAGGACATACGCTGACTATGTACAAACCGTAGGTCACAGTAGGCAAATAAATCTCCTTCAATGATACAAAAAATAATATACAATTCATTTGCGTTGTTTTTATCTCCTAAATGAAACATGTGATCCTCCATTTTTACTTCCACACATTGTATGAGCCATACCATGCTTTCAACCCTCCTGTACCTGTGTTGATTTACAGTTTGTTCCCTATTTGGAGACTTAAGAATGTCAATGTGCAAAGTGCAAGAATGTTACAGAAGTCttgtatataatactgtatgttatttGAATTGTATTTATATGTAAGAAGGTACAAAGACCTAGCCTGGGCACCATGTGTTTGACAGAAGGGACAAGGAGCGGAATGTTAGTTAGACGGGTACCCAGACTTACAAAGACCTAGTCCAGGTTAATAATTCCCTTCATTCCTTGGCATCACATCATAAATGTACTCCTAAAAACCTCAGACCTGATACATTTTATAGACTACATAACATATATTCATTCTAATTAACAAGTAATATGTTTGTACAAAGTGTTATATTCTTTTTAAATAAAGAATAAGAAAAATATCTTAGCATGTTATGGATGAGAGACTTCCGTCATGATCACTGATGCACTGAGATTGCAAAGTTTTAATCCCATGCTGCCCCACTGTGATACATCTTGGTCATATCATGTAGACTGCTGAATGTAGAGGTGAGCTCTCCTTTCCAAACACCTGTCTTACATTACAGCTATGGTCTTGCTGCGTTTCTGAGCAAGATTGTCAAGAAGTGTTAGAAATGTCCAGGGGTCCAACCAGGTTTTTTTTTCTTACGGCCAAACAATCCTCAGAAACAGCTACAGCATTTCATATTCTACTCTTTGTACCATTTATTCTTGTAAATGATCCGTTTAAGACTATTAACGGAAGCGTTTTTATTTAACGTATATTAATTCACCAAATGTTCGTTGTTGTTAATTAACTGATTCATTTGAATAGTCTACTGTATAAATGATCCCAAAAGCCCAAAATTCGAAACATACTGTATTTTCAGCAAAGTAAATGTGTTGAACAATTTAAAACACAGATTTTCAGGCTACACCATAAAACAATACAATGGATGGTTATTGGTTACATTGAGCATCAGGCTCCTCTATAtggaatgtaaaatatatatatcagaAATAAAGACATAAAAGACATGTCTTTAGAAAACAAAGTCACGCAAAATACTTCAAATAAAGtgtttatttttcaaataaaagttCAGAGAGAAAATTGTTTGGTGCCAAAACAGTCTCTGGTAAGCTATAAATACACATCCTGTATCCCAAAATGGAAAATAAGACAGTATTAGACAGGCAACATACAATGTCTTTTTGGGATCTGAGGTAGGCCTTGTtgttatgtctgtctctgtgtaaatgtgtgtgcgtCCATACACTTGGTTTGTGTGGATGTGATTTCTAGTATTCGCGCCTGCAACAATCCTCCATCCACAATTCTTTCGCAGTTTTTTTTCTTACGGCCAAACAAATCCCAGAACCAGCCGCaacccttcttcttctccttcttctttttattatattcctcctccatcattgCCATCCATCCCGTCTTCCAGAAGGGTTCCTGTGAACAAACAGAGTTGGTGAGTGGAAACTacaggcaccttaattggggaggacgggctcatagtcaTGGCTGGAATGGTGTTAATGGAATTGAatcgaacacatcaaacacagtttccatgtgtttgatgccattccagttACTCCATTCCAAACATAATTAttagccctcctcctctcctgtagtGGAAACAAACCTCGGTAAGCCATCACCATCAGCAACCTTTCAATGCTGAAGCTGCAGCTCAGTACGGGACAGACAACATTCAAATTGACTGATATTATCAATGAGACAATACAGAAAACAGTGTAGCTTACCTTCTCAAGTGGGGTGAGGAGTTCCTTCATTCTGTCAGCGCTGGCTTTCTCAATGCAAAGCTCCAGCTTGGTCTTTTCTATGGGAAATGGAAATGTGACAAGATAGGACATTTGAACGGAAGGGAGGAGTTCAAATTGTTATTGTCCAACTGGTTAGTTGACTGTTACACATAGCCGTTTACTCTACATCGGATTCTGTTGTGAAATTGTGAATGAAAGAACATTGTGGAATACAAGTCATTTACAAGAGACCAGGCCTGATTCTGAATGTACCACACCAACAGTAGCATTGTTCTACCTGTATCAACAGgggttctggtctctctcttgacCGGGATGTTGATGCAGTATGGCCGGTCATCACCCTTCTTGGTGTCCTTGGCGAAGGTCAAGGTAGGCCTCAGGTGAGCCATTATCTCTCTGACCATGATATCGCAGACCAGCAGAGGCTGTATTTCTGGGTATAGCTGGGCTTTAACCATTGGCCACTCATGGAAAGTCCTGAGGTAATTGCTCCTGATAGAGAGTGAGACGTCTTCTAAGAATTTGGCCATGATGTCCGGCTCATCGTTGAGCTTCCTCAGAGTGCGTAAGAACAGTCTTTGGTTTTGGTATTTCAATGCCTCTTTCTGAACCTGGATATGTATGTGCTCTACCATATCATTGCAAAGTGGGACAGCTTCCCATGAACCGTATTGCTGCTTGATTGTACATGAAACTGGGAAGACAGAGTCAAATGCTTTCCTGACAAGAATAACAGGAACAATATCAAGGTTTGTCACCTTTGGTTTGTTCCTCTCAGTCTCCGTCTGAGTCTGTTCTTGCACAGGCTTTCCACAGTCCTTTGTAGTTGACTCGAAAACAACAGTCTGTGGGAATTCTTTCGCTGTTTTTCTCTTATGGCCAAACCCACCcctcttcttcaccttcttcttTTTATTATTTTCCTCCTCCATCATTGCCATCGATCCCGTCTTCCAGAAGGGTTCGGGTTCCTGTGAACAAACATAGTTGGTGAGTGGAAACTacaggcaccttaattggggaggacgggctcatagtaatggctggaatggtatcaatggaatggtatcgaacacatcaaacacacagtttccatgtgtttgatgccattccagttACTCCATTCCAAACATAATTATtagccctcctcccctcctgtagTGGAAACAAACCTCGGGAAGCCATCACCATCAGCAACCTTTCAATGCTGAAGCTGCAGCTCAGTACGGGACAGACAACATTCAAATTGACTGATATTATCAATGAGACAATACAGAAAACAGTGTAGCTTACCTTCTCAAGTGGTGTGAGGAGTTTCTTCATTCTGTCAGCGCTGGCTTTCTCAATGCAAAGCTCCAGCTTGGTCTTGTCTAAGGGAAACGGAAATGTGACAAGATAGTACATTTGAAAGGAAGGGAGGAGTTCAAATTGTTATTGTCCAACTGGTTAGCTGACTGTTACTGTAGCAGTTGACTCTACATCGgatgttgttgtgaaattgtgaatGAAAGAACATTGTGGAATAAGTCATTTACAAGAGACTAGGCCTGATTCTGAATATACCACACCAACAGTAGCATTGCTCTACCTGTATCATCCGgggttctggtctctctcttgacCGGGATGTTGATGCAGTATGGCCGGTCATCACCCTTCTTGGTGTCCTTGGCGAAGGTCAAGGTAGGCCTCAGGTGAGCCATGATCTCTCTGACCATGATATCGCAGACCAGCAGAGACTGTATTTCTGGGTATAGCTGGGCTTTAACCATTGGCCACTCATGGAAAGTCCTGAAGTACTTGCTCTTGATAGAGAGTGAGACATCTTCTAAGAATTTGGCCATCTTGTCCGGCTCATCGTTGAGCTTCCTCAGAGTGCGTAAGAACAGTCTTTGGTTTTGGTATTTCAATGCCTCTTTCTGAACCTGGATATGTAGGTGCTCTACCATATCATTGCAAAGTGAGACGTCTTCCCATGAACCGTATTGCTGCCTGATTGTATATGAATCTGCAAAAACAGAGTCAAAGACTTTCCTGACAAGAATAACAGGAACAATATCAAGGTTTGTCATCTTTGGTTTGTTCCTCTCGGTCTCCGTCTGAGCCGGTTCTTGCACAGGCTTTCCACAGTCCTTTGTGGTTACCCCGAAAACATCAGTCTGTGGGAACTGCTTCAAAAAGGCAGCCTGACTGACGTCGAGAGCAAGAGGATTATCAGGCATTGTTGTGCTTGATGTTACAACCTCTTCATCGTCGTCCCCAACAAAGTATTTGGGGTCGATCCAGACTACATCTCTGTTGGAGGAACGAGGCAGAGAAACACGACGGATGTATTCCAACTTGATGTGGTCATTCAGGGGGAAAGCCTTCAGGAACAGTGCCAGTTTCCCAACCCGGGACCCGTAGTGATTGTAGATGGTCTTCCTAAGGTCCTCGGGTAGGGCTACTGCAAAGAGTTTGCTCTCCATAGCCTCTTCGCAGCTCCTAGCTATTGGACGCCGTGGGCCGAGGACTTGAAGCGGATAGGTGTCACTGATGCCCTTGTACACCATCAGGATCCCCTCACAGATAGCGCTGGGGATGGTGGAGATGATCACCGTGTCCTTCATGGCAACCAGTTTTTTTATCTTGATTGTCGTGCCAAACTGATGTATCATGGCACTCTGCATGTGCAACACTGTCTTTCTCATGTCGCAGAAGGGGGGGCACAGATTTTCATCCACAGATATACCTGGAATCTTCCTCAAGATGTTAAAAGCAACGGAGGCCATTTTAACGACCAGTAAGAGCAGAGCCTGTTGGTCAAGCTGTTTAGTACCGCGTCCGTTCATTGGATGAAGTTTTAGAATAAACTTCACTATGAAGTCACTGAATAGTTCTCCACTAATGATCAATctagcaggtagaggacagatgtTCACCATATCCTGACTAATACGTCTCTCCTCTTCATTGGCAGCATAAACAACGGGCACTGTCTTAGCAATGCATAGACCTACGAGATGAACAATGTACCTTGTCAAGATGTGTGACCCGATTCGCAGTGCTCTCGCCAGCACCGGTTTTGGGCCCAGCACTTGCTCAAGGTTGTTG from Oncorhynchus kisutch isolate 150728-3 unplaced genomic scaffold, Okis_V2 scaffold3021, whole genome shotgun sequence carries:
- the LOC116371230 gene encoding uncharacterized protein LOC116371230, which gives rise to MAMMEEENNKKKKVKKRGGFGHKRKTAKEFPQTVVFESTTKDCGKPVQEQTQTETERNKPKVTNLDIVPVILVRKAFDSVFPVSCTIKQQYGSWEAVPLCNDMVEHIHIQVQKEALKYQNQRLFLRTLRKLNDEPDIMAKFLEDVSLSIRSNYLRTFHEWPMVKAQLYPEIQPLLVCDIMVREIMAHLRPTLTFAKDTKKGDDRPYCINIPVKRETRTPVDTEKTKLELCIEKASADRMKELLTPLEKEPFWKTGWMAMMEEEYNKKKKEKKKGCGWFWDLFGRKKKNCERIVDGGLLQARILEITSTQTKCMDAHTFTQRQT